In one window of Paenarthrobacter nicotinovorans DNA:
- a CDS encoding polysaccharide deacetylase family protein, with translation MGDSKRRPLAGRRSVLLGMAGLATAVLAGCADSGTGSLPAAPEKDAATEQLRPTGPATPPPSVSAKSSEQAAAALAQPTMKTPAVPDKLKILAEFAGRQPKEWGLHVTGVVNDSPAKQVALTFDACGGPGGSGCDHELLQTLRKLHVPATLFVNSRWIQANPGLSAELAADPLFELANHGTSHLPLSVSGKSAYGITGTATASAAYDELMGNQAIMQDTFGKSPRFFRPGTAFYDDVTAAMTRRLGMLPVNFTVNGDGGATFPAATVATEVGRVGPGDIVISHFNKPAGATAEGYGRALPRLLDKGISFARLGDVLKP, from the coding sequence ATGGGGGATTCCAAGCGGCGGCCATTGGCTGGCCGGCGATCAGTGCTGCTTGGAATGGCAGGTTTGGCAACTGCTGTCCTGGCAGGATGTGCAGACAGCGGGACCGGGTCCTTGCCGGCCGCTCCTGAAAAGGATGCGGCAACGGAGCAATTGCGGCCAACCGGTCCCGCTACGCCGCCTCCGTCCGTCTCTGCCAAGTCGAGCGAACAGGCTGCAGCCGCCCTCGCGCAGCCGACCATGAAGACCCCGGCGGTGCCGGACAAACTAAAAATCCTTGCTGAGTTTGCAGGCAGGCAGCCAAAGGAATGGGGACTGCACGTCACCGGAGTCGTCAACGACTCTCCGGCCAAGCAAGTGGCTTTGACGTTCGATGCGTGCGGCGGGCCGGGGGGTTCAGGGTGCGACCATGAACTGCTGCAGACCCTGCGCAAGCTCCACGTACCCGCCACACTCTTCGTCAACAGCCGCTGGATCCAGGCCAATCCCGGACTTTCCGCGGAGCTGGCAGCGGACCCGCTGTTCGAACTGGCCAACCACGGGACATCACACCTTCCGTTGTCGGTCAGCGGCAAGTCAGCCTATGGGATCACCGGAACGGCCACAGCGTCCGCGGCGTACGACGAACTCATGGGCAACCAGGCAATCATGCAGGACACGTTCGGGAAGTCCCCGCGGTTCTTCCGTCCGGGAACGGCCTTTTACGACGACGTCACGGCCGCCATGACGCGCAGGCTCGGCATGCTGCCGGTCAACTTTACTGTCAACGGCGACGGCGGCGCGACCTTTCCGGCGGCCACCGTCGCCACCGAGGTGGGCCGGGTCGGGCCCGGAGACATTGTCATTTCGCACTTCAACAAGCCGGCGGGAGCAACGGCGGAAGGCTATGGGCGCGCCTTGCCGCGGTTGCTGGACAAGGGTATTTCCTTCGCGCGGCTCGGGGATGTCTTGAAGCCATAA
- a CDS encoding GNAT family N-acetyltransferase — protein sequence MADPNERNSEKYSVQRFPVVADKTDEGYSRCTTWVQAVSHGFHQERRDDEYLAKTLAAYRTDKRELTGVYVNADVPDHSLGADVPVATYATMRKSLNIGYGRQLESNLITAVTVRGTHRRNGILRGMITADLQGAKDDGLAMAALTASEGSIYGRFGFGVATFERSIKVDTGPRFRLKGQPEGVVEVADPSVLLDVAPEVFERVQRLSPGSVDRQEYYRLVASGSIGHDGKPDASVRCALHYDPSGTLDGYVSYRFKGWDHKPYTMEIVDLVAATNAGYRDLWRFLGSIDLIDEVTWAEAPVDDPLAWALEDQRCIEASEVRDMLWLRILDTQAALEARKFPAAGRLVIEVTDSLGLAGGTWLLESDGGAAPVVKDASGETPDLSMDAAGLASIYLGAVSPVTLAAAGRIRENTPGAAFLAQQLFTVERSAHCLTHF from the coding sequence GTGGCTGATCCCAATGAAAGAAACTCCGAAAAGTACTCTGTCCAACGATTCCCTGTTGTCGCCGACAAGACTGACGAAGGCTACAGCCGTTGCACCACCTGGGTGCAGGCCGTCTCGCACGGCTTCCACCAGGAGCGGCGGGACGACGAATACCTGGCCAAAACCCTGGCCGCCTACCGGACCGACAAGCGCGAGCTGACCGGTGTCTATGTCAACGCGGACGTTCCCGATCATTCGCTCGGCGCGGATGTCCCGGTGGCCACCTATGCCACCATGCGCAAATCTCTCAACATCGGCTACGGGCGCCAGCTGGAGTCCAACCTGATTACTGCCGTAACCGTCCGTGGAACCCACAGGCGCAACGGAATCCTCCGCGGCATGATCACTGCCGACCTGCAAGGCGCCAAGGACGACGGCCTCGCCATGGCGGCGCTCACGGCCTCCGAAGGTTCCATTTACGGACGATTCGGCTTTGGTGTGGCCACTTTTGAACGCAGCATCAAAGTCGACACCGGTCCGCGATTCCGGCTCAAGGGACAGCCTGAAGGCGTGGTCGAAGTCGCCGATCCTTCAGTCCTCCTGGACGTTGCGCCAGAGGTCTTTGAGCGGGTCCAGCGGCTTTCTCCGGGTTCGGTCGACAGGCAGGAGTACTACCGCTTGGTGGCATCCGGTTCAATCGGCCATGACGGCAAGCCCGATGCCTCCGTGCGTTGCGCCTTGCATTACGACCCCTCCGGAACATTGGATGGCTACGTTTCCTACCGCTTCAAGGGCTGGGACCACAAGCCGTACACCATGGAAATCGTGGACCTCGTTGCCGCAACCAACGCCGGCTACCGCGACTTGTGGCGCTTCCTGGGCAGCATCGACCTCATCGACGAAGTCACGTGGGCCGAGGCCCCCGTGGATGATCCGCTGGCATGGGCGCTCGAGGACCAGAGGTGCATTGAGGCATCCGAAGTCCGTGACATGCTGTGGCTCAGGATCCTGGATACCCAGGCCGCTTTGGAGGCCCGGAAGTTCCCTGCAGCCGGCCGCCTGGTTATTGAGGTCACCGACTCCTTGGGCTTGGCGGGCGGCACCTGGCTTCTGGAATCCGACGGCGGTGCTGCCCCCGTCGTCAAGGATGCTTCGGGTGAGACGCCGGACCTCAGCATGGACGCCGCAGGCCTCGCCTCCATTTACCTGGGTGCGGTATCGCCGGTGACGCTGGCAGCCGCCGGCCGCATCCGCGAGAACACCCCGGGCGCCGCGTTCCTGGCCCAGCAGTTGTTCACAGTGGAACGTTCCGCTCACTGTCTGACACACTTCTAG